GGGCTATGATTGTTTAAAATATCCCCTGTTATTATTTTGGTATTAGGCGCGGGGATCGCGCTTAGTCCAACTATAGAAAACAAAGTTTTGGCGGCGTCATCCGTTGAACAGCTAAGTCAACCACAAGCTGAGATTCAATTGAAGCAGTCTGCCATCTATTATGATAAATACACACTCGTTCCGCTTGGTGAACTACTCACTGCTTTCGGAGCAAGTGTGGAGTGGCAAGCGAACACGAAGACGGTCATTGCGAGAAAAGGTGAGACTCTGCTTGAGGTGACGATTGGCGCTTCTCACGCGTTCGTTAACAAAGAGAAGGTAACGCTCGATTTGCCAGCGGTCTTACTCAAAGGAAAAACGTACGCCCCAATCGGATTGCTGTCAGATACTTTCGGTTCTCATTTGAGCTGGAATCCGTATACGAATAAAGTGGCTATTCTTCCGCAAACCAGTCAGACGGAATTTAGCGAGGAGGAGCGCGCCTTCACGATTGAACGGGCTGTCGACGAGGCCAAGCTGCATAGCGACGTGTTAGATCGAGCGAAACAAGAAATAATGAAACAAGAGTTGCGCTATCAGGAAGCAGAGGCAGATTCGGATCAGCGTCCCGCCCTGAAATTGGCGTATGAGATGGCAAAGAAAATGGAAGATGTTGCGAATGACCAAACCGCGTTGCTCGTGAAACAGACTTACCAGGATATCTATGTGAAACAACGAGCGCAAAAAGTAAATGCAATTGCTTATGGTATTGCATTCAATCAGGCTGAAATTGCTAACGCGCGTTCTCAAATTGGAAGAATCTCACGGGATCAACTAAACACGACGAATGAGGCAATGGAAAGAGCTTTTAGGAAT
This genomic window from Ammoniphilus oxalaticus contains:
- a CDS encoding copper amine oxidase N-terminal domain-containing protein: MFKISPVIILVLGAGIALSPTIENKVLAASSVEQLSQPQAEIQLKQSAIYYDKYTLVPLGELLTAFGASVEWQANTKTVIARKGETLLEVTIGASHAFVNKEKVTLDLPAVLLKGKTYAPIGLLSDTFGSHLSWNPYTNKVAILPQTSQTEFSEEERAFTIERAVDEAKLHSDVLDRAKQEIMKQELRYQEAEADSDQRPALKLAYEMAKKMEDVANDQTALLVKQTYQDIYVKQRAQKVNAIAYGIAFNQAEIANARSQIGRISRDQLNTTNEAMERAFRNLRQAKAELQKSRVKLNGLLGKPGDFNHELVDQPRYSVAVHKSKADLDAHIRAMSDKSPRLWQLKEQVKIEQRKNDLSADLKEIAVKNAEAALASNKASFAETIKSMNELLTLLEEQYQIAQRQLKSAEQELAVEITKYERGWVTLLDVMKKQLHAEQSRLELDRLMIQLDQAKSKWEKPWL